The DNA region CGCCCAGCGCCGCCAGCGCCGTCCGCAGGGCGAACTCGTCGTCGGGGGCGACCACGGGGAGCTTGGCCTTCGCGAGCGAGCCGCTCGTGAGCACGTTCGCGTAGGTCGTCCCGAGATCGAGCTGTTCGACCGCTCGCTCCCGGGTGAGGTCCGCCAGCCCGATGCCGGTGCCGTTGCCCTTCGTCGCCTCGGTCAGCCCGCGGGCGTACACGAGGTCGATGTCGGGCGTCTCGGGGTCGGGCGCGTTGAGGACCCGGTACCGCCCGATCACGTTCGTGTCCATCCCGGCCCCGGAGATCTCCTTGCCGAGTTCGTCGACGACCAGCAGGTCCAGATCCGGCACCGGGAGCGTCGCCATCTCCTCGTCGGCCCGGTCGAGCAGGGCCGGCTCGCGGTCCAGGAACGAGTCGGCGGGGACGCCCTCGACGTGGGCGATCTCCTCGTGGAAGTTCTCGACCAGCACGATCCCGCCGAGCAGCGGCGTCTCCGATCGGATCACGTCCAGTGCGGGCGTGAGCGTCTCGACGTACCCCTCCTCGATTGCGGTCGAGTGGAACGTCTTCGCGCCCCGCTGCTTGCCGAGGCCGACGACGGTCATCTTCGTCAGGCCGCTCTCGACGGGACCGGTGAAGTTCGTGTGGGCCTTGACGCGGTTCACGACGATGACGGCGTCGGCCGCTATCGCGGCCGTCGAGACGTGGACCGGCATCTCGGTGTCGCCGACGGTCACCGTCGCCAGTCGCTCGGTGTCCATCCGGGCGTCGATCGGCGCGCCGACCCGCTCCTCGGTGATGCCGACGGAGGCCAGCACCTCGCGCTGTCCCGCCGCCGTCGCCCCGCCGTGGCTCCCCATCGCCGGGACGAGCACCGGGTCGAGGCCGCGCTCGGTCAGCCCGTCGACGACGGCCGCCGTCACGTCGTCGATCCGGTGGATGCCGCGGCTCCCGACGCCGACGGCGACGGTCGCGCCCTCGTCGAGTGCCCCGAGGGGGAGGGCGTCGAGTTCGGCCTGGGCCGTCGCTTCGAGGTTCGTGACAGTCTCAGCCGGCGGGTCGTACCGGACCCGTGCGAACGTCGGGAGCGGCCTGGGATCGATGAGGTCGTCCACCTCGCTCCGGTCGGGGATGTCCATACCGGAGGGTGTACGAGCCCCCACACAAATGTTTGTCTGGTAAGTGTTGCCGTGACGAGTGGCTATTTTACTCCGACCCTCGCGGAACCGCTATGGAGATCGCTGCGGTCGAGTCGTTCCCGATAGAGATACCCCTGGAGTCCCCGGTGTCGTTCTCGAACCGGACGCTCACCTTCCGCGACCACGCGGTGACCCGCGTCAGGACCGAGAGCGGGCTGGAGGGCGTCGGCTACTCGCTGGGCTACGAGACGGCCCCGCTGATCGCCGACGCGGTCGAGTCCCGGCTCGCGCCGGTCGTCGAGGGCGAGGACCCCCGCGACACCGCGCGGCTCTGGGAGGAGATGTACGAGGGCAACGTCCAGGTCGGCCGGCACGGGCTGTTCCTGCGGGCCATCTCCACGGTGGATATGGCGCTGTGGGACATCACGGCCAAGGCCGCGGGCCAGCCGCTGCACAAGCTGCTCGGCGGCTACGCGGAGTCGGTGCCGTCCTACGCCAGCGGCGGCTACTACCGCGACGACAAGGGCCACGAGGGGCTGCGCGCGGAGGTCAGCCGGTACCTCGACGAGGGCCACGACACGGTCAAGATGAAGGTCGGCCGTCGCTCCGTCGACGAGGAGGTCGACCGCGTGGCCGCCGTCCGCGACGAGATCGGCGACGACCGGACGCTCCTGCTGGACGCCAACGGCGTCTGGTCGTCGACGACCGAGGCCGTCCGGGCCTGCCGGGCCTTCGAGCCGTACGACCCCTACTTCATCGAGGAGCCGGTGATGATCGACCGGGTCGAGACGATGGCCGAGGTCAACGACGCCCTCTCCTACCCGGTCGCGACCGGCGAACTGGAGGGGACGCGCCACAACTTCGCCCGGCTCCACGACACCGGGGCGGCGACCGTCCTCCAGCCGGACGTCACCGTCTGTGGCGGGATCACGGAGTGGCTCCGCATCGCCAACCACGCCGCCGCCTACGACGTCCCCATCGCGCCCCACTACAACTGGAACATCCACACGTCGCTGTTGGGTGCGATCGAGAACGGCCTGTTCATCGAGTACTTCTACCGGGACATGGACGTGAAGGTGTTCGACGACGTGGTCGTCGACCCGGTCGAACCCGACGATAGCGGACGGATCCCGCTCCCCGACGAGCCGGGCCACGGCGTACAGCTAGACGAAGCCGCACTCCAGGAGTTCAGCAAATGAGAGACTATTCCGACCACATCGACACGCGCGACCCCGAGCGAGACGTACAGATCACCGACATCACGACCGCCGTCGTCGAGGGCAACTTCGAGTGGAACCTCATCAAGGTCGAGACCGACGCCGGCGTGACCGGCATCGGCGAGTCCTACCGGGGCGGTGGCGTCCCGGAACTCGTCGAGTACACGAAGCGGTTCCTGCTCGGCGAGAACCCGCTGGACGTCGAACGGCTCGTCCGGTACATCGTCCAGGAGATGTCCGGCCACGGTGGCACCACCGGGAAAGTCGTCACCGCCGCCTCGGGCATCGAGGTGGCGCTGTGGGACGCCGCCGGCAAGATCCTCGACCTCCCGGTCTACCAGCTGCTGGGCTCGAAATACCGGGACCAGGTGCGCATCTACTGTGACTGTCACGCCGGCGAGGCCTACGAGGTCGAGGACGGCGCGACGGCCTACGCCGACGCCGAGGCGTACTCCCCGGAGGCGTACGCCGCCGAGGCCGCCCGCGTCACGGACATGGGCTTCAGCGCGCTGAAGTTCGACCTCGACCTGCCGGCGGACAACGACCCGGACCCGTACAACGGCCGGCTGACCAACGAGGCCATCGAGGAGAAACGCGAGATCGTCGCCGCGGTGCGCGACGAGATCGGCTACGACGTCGACCTCGCCTTCGACTGTCACTGGGACTACTCCGTCGAGAGCGCCAAGCGGTTGGCCCACGAACTGGAGGAGTTCAAGCTGATGTGGCTCGAGGACCTCGTCCCGCCGGAGAACATAGACGCCCAGATCGAGGTGACACAGGACACCCGCACCCCGGTCGCCACCGGCGAGAACCGGTTCCGCGTGTTCGAACTGAGCGAGCTGGTCTACGAACACGGGGTCGACATCATCACCCCGGACCCGACCACCGTCGGGGGCCTGGCCGAGACGATGCGGGTCGCCGACCGGGCCGAGGAGAACTACATGCCCGTCTCGCCGCACAACGTCTGCAGCCCCGTCGGGACGATGGCCTGTGTCCACCTCGGTGCGGCCGTCCCGAACTTCGACGTGCTGGAGTACCACGCGCTGGAGGTCGACTGGTGGGACGACCTGCTCGCCCGGGACGAACCGCTCATCCAGGACGGCTACATCGAGGTCCCCGAGGAGCCGGGCCTGGGGATCGAACTCGACGAGTCCGTCGTCGAGGAGCACCTGCTCGACGGGACCAGCGGGTTCTGAGACGCGTTCCCACTGACCGGGAACACGGTGGTCCCATTTTGGTAGTCGAGAGAGCAGAGACGCGTATGCTCGACTACTTCGACCTGGAGGCGTCGCTGTCACAGGAGGAACGGCTCGTCCTCGACTCGGCCCGGGAGTTCGTCGACGCGGAGATCGAAGACCCCGGCCGGCACTGGCTCGACGGAACCTTCCCGACGGAGCTCGTCACGAAGATGGGAGAGATGGGGTTCTACGCGCCGAACCTGGACGGCTACGGCCTCCCGAACCTCAGCGAGCGGGCGTACGGGCTCGTGATGCAGGAGTTGGAGGCCTGTGACTCGGGGCTGCGGTCGATGGCGTCGGTCCAGGGGGCGCTCGTGATGTACCCGATCCACGCCTACGGGAGCGAGACACAGAGAGACGAGTGGCTCCCGGCGCTGGCGAGCGGCGAGGCGGTCGGCTGTTTCGGGCTGACGGAGCCGGAACACGGCTCGAATCCGTCGGCGATGGAGACCAGCGCCGAACGGGACGGCGACGGGTTCGTTCTGAACGGGTCGAAGACGTGGATCACGAACTCGCCGATCGCGGACGTCGCCGTGGTGTGGGCTCGGGACCTGAGCAGCGAGGGGGACCCGGTCCGTGGCTTCCTCGTCGAGACCGACCGCGACGGCGTCACGACCAACGAGATCGAGGAGAAGCTCTCGCTCCGGATGTCGATCACCGGCGAGATCGGACTGAACGACGTCTACGTTCCGGAGTCGAACCGTCTGCCGGGCGTCGAGGGGATGAAGGGGCCGCTGTCCTGTCTCACGCAGGCCCGGTACGGGATCGCCTGGGGCGCGGTCGGTGCTGCCCGGAACTGCTTCGAGACGGCCCGCGAGTACGCCACCGAGCGCGAGCAGTTCGGCGGTCCGATCGGGCGGTTCCAGCTCCAGCAGGAGAAGCTCGCGGAGATGGCCACCCAGATCACGCTCGCGCAGTTGCTCGCCCACCGACTCGCCGACCTGAAGGAGGCCGGCGACCTGCGGCCGCAACACGTCTCGATGGCCAAGCGAAACAACGTCAGGATGGCACGGGACCAGTCCCGGATCGCGCGGGAGATGCTCGGCGGGAACGGCATCACGGCCGACTACTCCCCGATGCGACACATGGCGAACATGGAGACGGTGTACACCTACGAGGGGACCCACGACATCCACACGCTGGTGCTGGGCGAGGACCTCACCGGTATCGCGGCCTACCAGTGAAGACGGGAGGGCGCTGCGCCTACAGCACCCGGTTCCGGAGGTCGTCGTACGCGCCCGTCTCGGCGATTCGCTCGACGTTCTCGACGAGGATGTCCGCGCGACGCTCCCAGTAGTCCGGCGTGTGCCCCGCGACGTGGGGCGTGAGGAAGACGTTCTCGAACCCCCAGAGGTCGTGGTCGGTCGGGAGCGGTTCGGGGTCGGTCACGTCCAGCGCGGCCCCGTGGATAGCGTTCGACCGGAGGGCGTCGACCAGCGCGGACGTGTCCACGACGCCGCCCCGGGCGATGTTGACGAGGATCGCGTCGGTCGGGAGCGCGTCGAGAGCCCGCTCGCCGACGAGACCGTCGGTGGCGTCGGTGAGGGGACAGGCGAGCACGAGCACGTCCGTCCGCGGCAGCACGGCGAGCAGGTCGTCGTACCCGACCACCTCGTCGGTCGGGCCGCCCTTGGACGGCGTGTGGCGGACGCCGATCGTGTCGACGTCGAACGCGTCGAACCGCTGGACGAGCGCCTCGCCGATCGCGCCGAGGCCGACGACGGTGACGGTGCTCCCAGCGAGGTCGGTAAAGGACTGGAACCGCCGCCACTCGCGGCGCTGCTGTCGGCGGCGGCCCTCGTCCAGCCGGCGGGTGAACGTCAGCACCCACCCGAGGACGTGCTCGGCGACGTTGGGACCGTGGACGCCCGAGGCGTTCGTCACGGCGACGCCGCGCTCGTCGAGGAGGTCCAGCGGCAGGTGGTCGACGCCGGCGGCGTTGCAGGCGAACAACCGCAGTTCGGGGGCCTCGTCGAGGGTCGACCGGTCGATGGACGTGCCGGCGACGATACGCGCGTCGGCGAGGTGGTCGCGGCGCTCGGCGGCCGTCCGGGCGAGCGCGACGGAGTGGTCCGGGAGCCGCCGTCGGAGGACGTCCACGTAGTCCGCGGCCGGGATTCCGTGGGCGTCGTGGTCCAGCACCGTGATCGGGGGCGAGTCGGTTGGCATCGGGTGTCGGTGCTACGGCGAGCGCCGACAAAGCTCCGGTGGTCACGCGCCGTCGACGCGGATCGGCGGTGCCGCGCTCATCAGGAACAGGCAGACCACACCGACGGCGACGCCGACGACGGCCGTCGTGGCCCCGACCGCACGGACGGCCGGGACGAACCCGAGCCGCGGGGCGGCAACCGCGATCGCACCGCCCATCGCGATGGGCGTGACCGTCGCCGCGGCGCGCCCGCTCCCCTCACCGATGCTCACCAGCCCGCCGCGGTACGCCGGCGGCGCGACGTCGGTGACGATGCTCCGGTACAGCGACAGCGTGATGCCGAAGCCGACGCCCATCACCACGACACCGACGGTCGCGACCGCCAGCGAACCCGCGAGGAAGACCGTCGTCAGACCGACGGCCATCGCGACGTTGGTCGTGACGAGCGGGTAGAGTCGCCGCTCGAACCGCGCCGTGAGACGACCGGCCTGGGTCGCCGCGAGCGCGTAGCTGGTACTGGCCACCGCGGCGAGGAGGCCGGCCGCGGCGGGCGTGCGACCGAGGACGTCGACGACCACGATGGAGTTGTACGTGAGGAAGCCCAGCCACACGAGCGTCCCGGACCCCCGAGCGACGACGATGGTCCACGCCCGGCGGTGGCTGACGACGGCCCAGAGGTCGGTCAGCTGTTCCAGGACGGCCACCTCCGACTCGGCCTCGTCGGTCGCGTGGACGGGCTCCTCGAACCACCGGTACACGACCAGTGCGATCGGGAACGCGATCGCGTACAGCAGGAACGGGTACTGCCAGCCGACACCGACGAGGACCCCCGCGGCGAGCGGGAACACCGTCTGTGCGACCCCGGAGCCCGTGAACCGGAGGCCCTGTGCCGTCGCCTCCTTCGTCCCGGAGTAGAGGTCCCCCAGGCTCGTGATGATGATCGGCGTGAGCGCCGCGAACCCGATCCCCTGGCAGAACCGGAGCGCGAGGGCGACCCGGAACTCCCCGACGAACGCGATCGCGGTCCCGGTCGCCCCGAACCACAGGAGCCCGAACAGGATGACCGGACGTCGGCCGTATCGGTCGGCGAGGAACCCCGTCACCGGGATGATGAACACCGCCGGGGCGGTGAACGCCGACATCATCAGTCCGACGGTCGCGGGCGTCGCACCGAGGGGGTCGACGAGCGAGTCCAGGACGGGCGACATCAGCGCCGTCCCCAGTGGCGGAAGCATGTTCGTCAGGAACAGCAACTGGAACGAGCGTTCCCGAACGATGTCCGTATCCGACCCCGCGATCGACGAGAGGGATGCCACGATGCTGACCACAGGACTGAACGGATTAAAACTGGCTATCGGCCGCGGCACTCCACCGCTCGGGCCGGCAGTGAGGCGTGGTATCGACTGTCACGAATCGGCCGATATTGTTCGAACTGATCGAACCAGTTTTACCGCCGGCCCATCTTGGTTGGCGTATGGCACAGGGAACGAACGAACAATCGGACTCGGTCCAGACCGCGCGAACGATGTTCGACGTGGTCTGTTGCATCAAGAACGGGAGCGGGATGACGCTGACCGAGATCGTGACCGAACTCGACTACGCGAAGAGCACGGTACACCGGCATCTGCGAACGCTAGAGGAACTCGGGTACGTCGTACAACGGGACGACGGCTACCACGTCGGGCTCCGGTTCCTCGACATCGGAGTGACCGCTCGGAACAGCTACGACGGGTACAAACTCATCCGGAACAAGGTCGAAGAGATCGCCGACGAGACCGGGGAGCGCGCGCAGTTTTTCGTCGAGGAACACGCCGAGGCGGTGTATCTCGCACGGTCGGTCGGCGAACAGGCAGTCCACACGGACCCCGGAATCGGGAGCCGGATCCCGCTCTACGCGGCCTCCGCGGGGAAGGCCATCCTGGCGGAACTCCCCGAGGACGAGCTGTTCGAAATGATCGAACGAATGGAGTTCGAACCGATGACGGAGTACACGATCACGGACCCGGACGAGCTGATGGCGGAACTGGCGGAGATCCGCGACCGGGGCTACAGCTTCAACCGCGAAGAGTCGTTACAGGGGACACACGCGGTCGGCGTCGCCATCTGCGATGAACAGGGCGAGGTCATCGGCGGGCTGAGCGTCACCGGGCCGTCCCACCGACTGAAGGGCGAGCGGTTCACCGAGGAGCTGCCGGACCTGCTGTTGGGTGCCGCGAACGAACTCGAACTCAACATCGCTCACTCGTAGCGAGCCGGACCCGCCGTCTTCCCCACCGTCCGGGGTCGCTCGCTGTCCGACGAGACCGTACGTCGAGTTCGAGAGCGTCGAACTTTGATGGTCAGGGCACTCGTCTCCCACGTCGTGCCGGTAGAGCGGCGTCTGTTCGGGTAGAGCGTCGTGTGAGGTGGCGACGCCGCGCGTCCGCAGCCGTTTCGTTCGTCGGAACCGGAGCTAAAAGTAGTGTGTTCGTCCGCCCTCAGTGACGGACTTCGCCCGGGCCGTGGTCCGGACAGCTCTTGTTCGACGTTGTCGAACTATATGTCATCATCGTTTGTACACCTCGGGTACGGTCGTCACCGGTCGCGCGAGCGAACGAGCGGCGAAGCGATTCCGGGGCGGCGGGATCGGAGACTACCGGCGTCGCGCTGAGGACGACGCCCCGACGCTTCGGCGGGCACCCGGACCGGCCGGGAGCGTGTCCCGAGGGAACGCGCCGTCGCGGTCGGGGACCGTGCGGCGATCGAACCGCGCCGGTGGAGTCGAAATCACAACGGTACTTTTGTTACTCTTTCCGACCGGCGGAGGCAGAGAGTGGGTGGATAGGTACATTTATACACGCCCAGTCTGACTCTTTGGGTATACTGATGTCGACTCCAACGCAAAAGTCTGCTGTCGCACACATCGACGTGGAGAACATCGGCGGGATCGCGGAGACCGCACTCGATATCCCACCCGGCGTGACCGTCCTCTCGGGCGAGAACGCGACGAACCGGACGTCGTTCCTGCAGGCGATCATGGCGGCGATGGGGAGCGACCAGGCCACGCTCAAGGGCGACGCCGAGACCGGGCGGGCGTCCCTACGGCTCGGCGAGAGCGAGTACGAGCGGACCCTCGAACGGCAGAACGGCACGGTCGTCCTGGACGACGGCGGCTACCTCGACGATCCGACCGTGGCCGACCTCTTCGCGTTCCTCCTCGAGACCAACGAGGCCCGGCAGGCCGTGGCCCGGGACGGGGACCTCCGGGACCTCATCATGCGACCCATCGACACCGAGTCCCTCAAGTCCGATATCGAACGGCTCGAGGCCGAGAAAGGCGAGATCAACGACCGACTCGCGACCATCGAGTCGCGGAAGACCGACCTCCCGGACCTCGAACAACAGCGCAACGAGTACCAGTCGGAGATCGCGGAGAAACGCGAGGAGCTGGCCGAACTGGAGTCGGAGATCGACGACCACAGCCGTGGCGTCGAGGAGACCCGCCAGGAGCAGGAGGAGCTGGAGAGCAAGCTCCAGGAGCTGCGGTCGACCCGTTCGGAGATCGAGTCCGTCCGCCGGAAGATCGAGAACCAGCAGCAGTCGATCACCTCGCTCAAGCAGGAGCGCAGCGAGATCGAGGCGGAACTCGACGACCTCCCGGAGACGCCGACGGCCGAGCAGTCCGACCTCGACGCCGAGATCCAGCAGCTCCGCGACGACCGACAGCGCCTCAACGGGGAGATCTCGGACCTCCAGAGCCTCATCCAGTACAACGAGGAGCGCCTCGATGAGGAGGACTACCAGATGCTCGAGGAGTTCGAGACGGACGACGCCAACGGCTCGGTGACGGACGACCTGCTCTCGGACACCGACGAGATCGTGTGCTGGACGTGTGGATCGACGGTCGACCGCCAGCAGATCGAGGAGACGATCGATCGGCTCCAGGACCTCCGGAGCGAGAAGGTCACGGAACTCAACGACATCAAGGATCAGCTCGAAGACCTGAAGGCGGACAAGCGCGACATCGAGCGGCAGCGGGACCGGCGGTCGGAGCTCCAGAGCTCGCTGGCCCAGGTCGAGGACGAGCTCGACCGCCGGGGGAAACAGATCGACTCGCTCAAGGACCGCCGCGACGAGCTGACCGACGACGTCGAGGAACTCGAAGCGGAGGTGGACGCGCTCGAGTCCGAGGACTTCGGGGACATCCTCGACCTGCACAAGGAGGCCAACCAGCTCGAGTTCGAGATCGACCAGCTGGAGTCCGACCTCGACGAGGTCACCGACGAGATCGAGACGATCGAGGAGATGCTCGACGAGGCGGACGACCTCCGAGCGGAACGCGACCGGCTGGCCGACGAACTGACCGAGAAGCGGACCAAGATCGACCAGATCGAGGCCGACGCCGTCGAGCGGTTCAACGATCACATGGACACGATCCTGGAGATGCTCGACTACGAGAACCTCGATCGCATCTGGATCGAGCGGCTGGAGAAGACGGTTCGAGAGGGGCGACAGAAGGTCCAACAGACCGCCTTCGAGATCCACGTGGTCCGGACGACGGAGAACGGGGCGGCCTACGAGGACACCATCGACCACCTCAGCGAGAGCGAACGGGAGGTGACGGGACTCGTGTTCGCGCTGGCCGGGTATCTGGTCCACGACCTGCACGAGGAGGTCCCCTTCATGCTGTTGGACTCGCTGGAGGCGATCGACTCCGACCGGATCGCCACCCTCGTAGGGTACTTCGCCGATCACGTCGACTACCTCGTCGTCGCGCTCCTCGAGGAGGACGCCGCGGCCCTGCCCGGGGAGTACAACTACGTCACCGATATCTGAGACCCCCACAACGAGAGATCACAACAATGTCACAGGGAGAATCCGACCGCCGGTCGAACAAGGTGGCGAGGCTCATCGACGAGTACGAACTGGAGGGGCTCGGGACGGAACTGGAGGCGCGCTGGACCGACGACGGCGAGGACCGGATGAGCCTCCGCGACCTCGCGGAGTACTTCAACAAGCGGCTCCTGGAGACGGAGCTCATCGAGGCCGGGATGAGTGCGCTCGACAGCGAGGTCGACACCACGTACCGGCAACTGACCGACGACGACGTCAGCACGGGCGTCCGCACCGAGACGCGGTCGCGCCTCGAGCAGAACGGGATCGACGTCGACGCGCTCGAATCGAACTTCGTCACCTACCAGGCGATCCGGTCGTACCTCCAGAACGTTCGGGGGGCCTCCTACGAGGGGCCGTCCGACGCGGAGAAGGTCGAGACCGACCAGCAGAGCATCCAGCGGTTGCTGACGCGGACACACACCGTCATCGACCAGCGGGTCGAGGCGCTCCGGGACACGGACCGGCTCGCGCTCGACGACTTCGAGGTGTTCGTGGACGCACAGGTCCTCTGTCAGGCCTGCGGGACCCAACACTCCATCACCGACCTGCTGGAGCAGGGCGGGTGCGAGTGCCAGCAGTCCTGACCCGGAGGCCCCACCGCGTGTCGCCTCGCGCGTGACCACCGACGGGGAGTCGGCACGACGAGAGCGGCGTCACAGAACGAGCGAGACCGCGGCTCGCGAGTCTCCGCCATCGTCGGACACACTGTGGGCCGAGCGCGTCGTCTCTCGGCCGCCGGCCCGCCGACGGTCGACACCGTGCCGAACGGATCGTCGTCTACTAACACGAGTACGCCTGTTATTTGTTCGGCAGTCCGGGGTACCTCAGAGACGCGACCCGCAGTTCGGGGTCGCCGGACCCACGATACCCGTACCGTGTCGCGGGGGAGAGGCCCTCGTCCGATCATACCGGATAGATTCTCCCGGTGGCTCACTCGCGGCTGTCGCAGTGGCGATTGGTCGACCGCCTGTGGAGTGGGGGTGGTCGGAACGCACATCCCGGGAACCGTCTCGCGAAGTGGACCGAACGAGCCGTGAGTCACGCGGCGAACCGCAGCACTCGCCGGCGACCGTCCGAACGACGGCTGCTCCGTGACCGGCGCGGCCGCTGGACTCCGTCGCCGGTCCCGTTCCGGTTCGGGATTCCGGGAGTACGTCTTCCGATATCGTCGGACGAGTTTCCGCCCCTCGGCGTGATCGTGTGACACCACGGCGAACACACACGTTTACGTGAGTTCCCCACCCAGGCAGTGATATGTCCACTCGGGAGAGCCCCGACCGGGATGTACAGTCCGACTCGCGCCTGACCGACCGACACGTCGTCGTCACCGGTGCCGCCCAGGGGATCGGCCGGGGGATCGCCGTCCGCTGTGCGCGGGCGGGAGCCGACGTCTCCGTCTTCGACGTCGACACCGAGACCGCCGCCGAGACGGCGTCGCTGGTGCGCGAGACCGGGAGCGAGGCGATCGTCGTCGAGGTCGACGTGGCCGACGGCGACTCCGTCGACGACGGGGTCGAGACCGCGGTCGACGAACTCGGCCCCGTCCACGGCGTCGTCAACAACGCCGGCGTCCAGCGTTCGGTCCCGCTGTTGGAGACCACCGAGGCCGAGTGGGACCGCCACTTCGCGGTCAACGCGAAGGGGCCGTTCCTCGTCTCGAAGCGAGTCGCGACCCAGATGATCGACGACGGGATCGAGGGGAGCATCGTCAACGTCTCGTCGGTCGGGGCCGAGCGGCCGTTCCGCGGCCAGGGCGCGTACGGTGCGTCCAAGGCCTCGGTGCTCGCGCTGACGACGGTACTGGCGAAGGAACTCAGCGACCACGGGATCACGGCAAACGCCATCAAACCGGGGACCGTCCGGACGCCGATGGTCGACGAGTGGCTCGAAGAGCGGGCCGAACAGCAGGACACGACACCCGAAGAAGTGCTGTCGGACTCGCTGGACACGCACATCCTCGACCGGGCCGCACAGCCGGTCGAGATCGGCCATATGGTGGTCCTGTTGCTCTCGGCCGAGGGCGAGTGGATCACGGGCGAGTCGATC from Haloarcula litorea includes:
- the rdfA gene encoding rod-determining factor RdfA, whose translation is MSQGESDRRSNKVARLIDEYELEGLGTELEARWTDDGEDRMSLRDLAEYFNKRLLETELIEAGMSALDSEVDTTYRQLTDDDVSTGVRTETRSRLEQNGIDVDALESNFVTYQAIRSYLQNVRGASYEGPSDAEKVETDQQSIQRLLTRTHTVIDQRVEALRDTDRLALDDFEVFVDAQVLCQACGTQHSITDLLEQGGCECQQS
- a CDS encoding SDR family NAD(P)-dependent oxidoreductase, with the translated sequence MSTRESPDRDVQSDSRLTDRHVVVTGAAQGIGRGIAVRCARAGADVSVFDVDTETAAETASLVRETGSEAIVVEVDVADGDSVDDGVETAVDELGPVHGVVNNAGVQRSVPLLETTEAEWDRHFAVNAKGPFLVSKRVATQMIDDGIEGSIVNVSSVGAERPFRGQGAYGASKASVLALTTVLAKELSDHGITANAIKPGTVRTPMVDEWLEERAEQQDTTPEEVLSDSLDTHILDRAAQPVEIGHMVVLLLSAEGEWITGESIAVDGGYLKA
- a CDS encoding archaea-specific SMC-related protein, which encodes MSTPTQKSAVAHIDVENIGGIAETALDIPPGVTVLSGENATNRTSFLQAIMAAMGSDQATLKGDAETGRASLRLGESEYERTLERQNGTVVLDDGGYLDDPTVADLFAFLLETNEARQAVARDGDLRDLIMRPIDTESLKSDIERLEAEKGEINDRLATIESRKTDLPDLEQQRNEYQSEIAEKREELAELESEIDDHSRGVEETRQEQEELESKLQELRSTRSEIESVRRKIENQQQSITSLKQERSEIEAELDDLPETPTAEQSDLDAEIQQLRDDRQRLNGEISDLQSLIQYNEERLDEEDYQMLEEFETDDANGSVTDDLLSDTDEIVCWTCGSTVDRQQIEETIDRLQDLRSEKVTELNDIKDQLEDLKADKRDIERQRDRRSELQSSLAQVEDELDRRGKQIDSLKDRRDELTDDVEELEAEVDALESEDFGDILDLHKEANQLEFEIDQLESDLDEVTDEIETIEEMLDEADDLRAERDRLADELTEKRTKIDQIEADAVERFNDHMDTILEMLDYENLDRIWIERLEKTVREGRQKVQQTAFEIHVVRTTENGAAYEDTIDHLSESEREVTGLVFALAGYLVHDLHEEVPFMLLDSLEAIDSDRIATLVGYFADHVDYLVVALLEEDAAALPGEYNYVTDI